Genomic DNA from Treponema pectinovorum:
TTGGAACATTTTTCAAAGACAAAAGAATATCAGGATATAAAATCTGGTTTTGAAAAAGCAGGCCTCAACGTGTGTGGATATTGCAGCTCTTTTAAATATCTAAAAGTTTATAAGCTCTTAAAAGAAAATTACAGACCTTCAAAAGAGCAACTTTTAGAATTGACTTTTGAAGATAAATGCTCATGCACAGAACAAGGGGCATTTATAAACGGAATTCTATACGCAACTGCAAATCGCCACGAAAGCGAAGGAAGAAAAAAGAATGTGTAAAGACTCTCAAATCTATTATGCAAATAGTCTAAACGACATTTTCTATCAGATGAACTCTATTCCGGGAATACGACTTGTAAGCGGTTGCACACAAAAAAAACATATTCCACCTGTAAGTCTCTGCGTTAGAAACATAGAAGAACTAAATTTTTCAAGAAAATATGAACGTTTTTTTGAATTTGGACCTGAGATAACTCTTTCTTCAATCTTAAAGATTGATCCTGCAAAACTTCCTCATGTTTTTTATGAAGCGGTAAAATCGATTGCAAATACGAACATCAGAAATATTGCAACTCTAGCAGGTAATATCTGTGCAGATGATTTTTATCATACGCTGGTTGCACCATTGGTTGCGCTTGACGCAAAACTTGAAATTCAAAGTCGAGACAAAACTGAATACATACAGATGGCAAAATTTAATGGAATTCCAAAAGATTTTGTTTTAACAAAAGTTATTGTACCAACAGACGATTGGGAAGTCGCTTTTTTTAAGAAATTGGGACCTCTCCACACTATAGACAGGAATTCCGCTTCGTTTGTTTTTCTTGCAAACACGGTAAAAGGTCAACTCTCAAATCTTAAAATTGCGTTTGCAGGATCTTTTTGCCTTAGAAGTTTTGACCTTGAAAACAGCCTTGTAGGTTCATATCTGCCTTTGACGAGGACAAGCATAGAAGACTTTCTAAAACTGGCAGAAGAAACTTACGACAGCGAATCGGCAAAAACTAAAGTTCCGCCGATTTTAAAAGACCAGTTTTTAAATCTCTTAAAATATTCTATCGAGCAGCTCACTTAATAAGCATTGCGTCTCCATAAGAAAAAAATCTGTATCGATTTTCGATAGCCTGCTTGTATGCCGAAAGTATATTTTCTCGTCCTGCAAAAGCGCTTACCAACATAAGCAAAGTGCTTTCTGGAGTGTGAAAATTTGTAAACATCTGGTCAACGCACCTAAATTTATAGCCAGGGTACATGAATATGTGGGTCGAAGAAGAGCCGCCTTTTACAAAACCGTTTTCATCGCTTGCAGATTCGAGAGTGCGGACAGAAGTTGTGCCAACAGCGAGAATTGGCCTGCCTTCTCCTTTTGCAGCATTTATTTTTTCTGCAACATCAAAACCAATAGAATAAACTTCTTCATGCATCTTATGGTCTTCGATATTTTCTGAGCGGACTGGAAGAAAAGTTCCAAGCCCAACATGAAGAGTAAGAAAAACCCTCTCGATTTTTTTTGCGTCCAATTTTTCAAACATCGCTTGCGTAAAATGAAGCCCAGCAGTTGGACAGGCAGAACTTCCAGTTTCTTTTGCATATATCGTTTGGTAACGCTCAGAGTCTGTGTCGTCATCTTCTCGTTTAATATAAGGAGGAAGCGGAATATGACCGTTTACAGCAAACCAAGAATCGTCCAAAGGAAAATCAAATTTGATAAGTCGAAACTCTCCAGAAAGTTCGCCCTGAGAATCGATTATTGTTCCAACAGAGCCATCGTTAAAAACATAGCGATTTCCTCTCTTAACTTTTTTTGCACCTTTTACCATCGTTTGCCACAGTTTTAAATCTGCACTCATCTGATTCAAAAACATAAATTCCTGTTCTCGTCCGCCCTGCCCCTGTTTTTCAACTTCTCGCCTTCCATAGCAGCGGCTTCGCCTAACTTTTGAATTGTTAAAAACCATCAAAGTGCCTTCTTCTATGAGACTTGGAAGGTCTTTCATTTTAAAATGGCTGACTTTCCCATCGTTTCTGCCCAAAAGCATGAGTTTATCATCGCCGCGAATTCCAGATGGTTTTTGAGCGATGAGCTCCTGCGGTAAATCAAAATTAAAATCTGTCAATTTCATAATATTCTCAATTTTAGATAATAAAATATTATCTTTAAAATAAACTATTCTGTTTGTTCAAATTGTCGCTGGATTCAAAACAAAAATTTGAACTCAAAACAAACTATTCTGTCCGTTAGAATTATCCTTGTACTCAAGTCCCAAATGCTCATAAGCTTTTGCCGTAACGATTCTTCCGCGTGGCGTTCTCTGCAAAAGCCCACACTGAATAAGATACGGCTCGTAATAATCTTCAAGCGTATCCTGTGCTTCGCCAATGCTTATTGCAAGAGTTTCCGCGCCCACAGGACCTCCACCAAAGTTTTTTATTATGGAAAGGAGAATTTCCCTGTCGTATTTTTCAAGCCCCATCTCATCAATTTCAAGCCTTTGTAATCCTTTTTGAACGGTCTTTACGGAAATCACTTTAAAACCTTCAACCTGTGCAAAATCTCTCATTCGTCTCAATACTCGGTTTGCAACACGAGGAGTGCCACGGCAGCATTTTGCAAGGTACAATGCCGCTTCATCTTCAATTCCAATCTCTAATATTTTTGAACTCCTGTGTATTATTGAAGCCAGTTCTTTTTGAGTGTAAAACTCAAAGCGTGGAATAAAACCAAAACGACTGCGAAGTGGACTTGAAACAGCACCCGCTTTTGTCGTTGCTCCAATCAAAGTAAAAGGCGGAAGAGGAATACGAACTGTTCTTGCGGCTGCTCCTTGCCCTATAATCCAGTCTAATTCAAAGTCTTCCATCGCAATGTAAAGCATTTCTTCGATTGCAGGTTTTAACCGATGAATTTCATCTATAAAAAATACCGTTCTCTCCGTGATTGTAGATAAAATTCCTGCTAAATCCTTTGGTTTATCAAGAGCAGGTGCACTTGTAACTTTAAAATCAACGCCAAGTTCGTGTGCTGTAATTTGTGCCAAAGTAGTTTTTCCAAGACCTGGCGGGCCTATGAGCAAAAGGTGGTCGAGCGGCTCTTGCCTTATTTTTGCGGCTTTTATGAAAGTCGAAAGATTCTTTTTAACTCCTTCCTGTCCTAAAAAATCACAAAGAAGTTGAGGGCGTAACGAGTTTTCCTGTTCATCAAAATCCGTTAAATCGGAGCGGACGATTGCCGAAAAATCAGAATGCATTTGTGTAGAATTTTCCATAATTATGCAAACTCCACAATCGCTTTTCTAAATATAAAATCTTCCTGTTCTTTTTGAGATTTATCCTTTAAGAACTCTTGATTTTTGCTCGCCAATTCCAAAACTTTCTGTTCAACATTCTTTTTTTCGTATCCCATGCTTACCAATGAAGAAACGACATCTGCAAAAGGATTTGAATTTTCAAGCCTTACGATTTTGCTATCTTCTAACAAGGTTAATTTGCCTTTTAAAGCGAGCATCATCTTTGCCGCGGTCTTTTTCCCAACTCCTTGAATTTTTTCGAGGCTTGCAACATCGCCGCTTTCAAGAATCTGCATCAAAGTGGAAGAACTCACACTGCTCATTATTTTTACAGCACCTTTAGGCCCAACTCCGTCAACCTTTAATAAATCGAGAAAAATCGCTCTTTCTTCTTTTGAAGAAAATCCGTACAAAGTCATTAAATTATCTGTGTGCTGTAACCAAGTATAAACTTTTGCTTCCGCTCCAACATTTGGAAAAAGTTCGAGGTTAGAATCTGGAACGCAAAAATCCCATTCAATGCCGTTTTGCGATAAAAAAAGCTGCTTAGGAAATTTTCCAGTTATTAAACCTGTTATAGAATTGAACATAGTACGATTTTAGCAGATTTTCAATTTGTGATGAAGATGTGTTATAGCTCCTGCAAGTGCGTCCGCTGCGTGATCTGGTTTGGGCTCTGTTTCTAGGCCGAGTAAAATTTTTACATATTTTTCTACTAGAGCCTTATCTGCACGGGCAGTTCCTGTTACAGCCTGCTTTATTTGATTCGGTTTATACTCGCTTAGAGGAATACAATTTTGAGCTAAAACCAAAGTGCAAACACCCTTAGCTTCTGCCACAGAAATTCCTGATGACACATTTTTTACAAAAAAGAGCTCTTCCATTCCCGCTTCTAAAGGTTTAAATTCATCGATTACCGCTTGCAAACTCGAAGCGATTTTTAAAAGTCGTGTTCCCAAAGTTTCATCGCTTTTTGTAGTTATGCAACCGTAACTCACCATTCTGTAACGACCTTTAAAATAATCGACGATTCCAAAACCCGTATTTGCAAGGCCAGGATCAATTCCAAGCACACGCCTAACGCAATCGTTGTGTTTTTTTTCGTTTGGAGAGTTCGTTTCTTTTTGAAATAGAATTTGATTAAATTGATTTGAATCCATTTTTATAAAGCAGCGTGAAAAAAATAAACCACGGCTCGATTATATTTTCATAGCCGTGGTCTTAAGTTTTTTTTGAAAAAAAAATTTCTTAAAAACTATTATTCCATCACAAAGTCTTCAGGATATTCAGCGGTATGATAAACATTCTGAACGTCATCGTTATCTTCGAGTTTGTCAATTAGCTTTTGAACTTTTGCAGCAGTTTCGCTATCAACTGCTGTATAAGCATCTGGAACAAGTCCTACATCGGCAGAAAGTGTTTCAAAGCCCTTTTCGTTTAAAGCATCTGCAACAGCAGAAAATGCATCTGGAGATGTAGTTACTGTAATAACACCTGACTCGTTTACGATATCATCAGCACCGGCTTCCAAAGCAGTTTCCATAACTTCATCTTCGCTAACTTTCTCTGCATCGAGTTCAATCGTACCTTTGCGCTGGAACATACGGCTAACAGAACCTGTTGTTCCAAGGTTTCCACCACTTTTTGAAAAGATATTTCGTACATCGGCAGCAGCACGATTGTGGTTGTCTGTAAGAACTTCAACCATAACTGCAACTCCACCAGGAGCGTATCCTTCGTATACCAATTCTTCGTAAGATGTTGCGCCGTCTTCTCCAGTTCCCTTTTTGATTGCACGGTCAATGTTATCTTTTGGCATATTTGCCGCACGTGCTTTAATTATTACAGTGCGAAGACGAGGGTTTGAGTTAGGATCTCCACCACCCATCCTTGCGGCAATAGAAATTTCCTTTATGAATTTTGTAAATAATTTACCGCGCTTGGCATCTGCAATGCCTTTTGCATGTTTTATGGTTGCCCATTTACTATGTCCTGACATGGATAACTCCTTCTAAAAGATTACGAATTGATTTATCACTATATCACAAAGATGCGATTTTTATCAATCCCTAGAATTTCAATTTGTTTTTGAGCGAAGATGCCGCCTCTGCCGCAGCAGAAGATGCTTTTCCCTTAGCTGAATCTGCAAGTTTTTTGTTAAGTTCCGCCCTTTTAGATTCTAACTGCTTGTTTACAACATCGAATGCAGAATTTGAATCCTTTATTCCGGTTGAAATTTGACTGAATTGCGAAATATATTGATTAACCGCTTCTGAAGAACCCAGTTTTTCGTTCAACTTAGAAACCGCCTGTTCCCTTACATTTGCAAGCTCTTTGTTAGCCACAGACGAAATCGCATTTGAAAGCAAATCCTCAAAATTTGAAGCAATTTTTAAACCTATTCCATTTTTCTCGCTAAATGAAAAATCAGCCTTTGCTTCGACGCTCTTTATCGAAGCCAGCGCAGTTGAATAAATTCTATTTGCAAGTTCCGAATCGAGAGAGAGTGAACTTACATTTGCAGGATTCATAAAAATTGAAGCTCCACCAGAAAAACTAAAATCCGAAGACGCTGTGAGTTTTGCAGAAAGATTTGATTTTCCTTCAAATTTTGGAGCACCGCTTACAGATACATTTTTTGCAAGGTCAATCGTCAACGGAAAGTTGCTGCCAGAATAATCTGCAAAAACAAGCGGATTTTGAGTTTGACTTCTTGCGTCAACAACTAAATTCGCTTTATGCAAAAGATTTTGTCTTTCGACAGTGCCTTTAATCACCCAAGGCTCGCCGCGTTTATTCATGTCGTTTGAAATATTTGTCGCAAAAAAGTCAATTCCGCTACCAGAACCGTGAGCCTTTTCAATTAAGAAAGAAGGAATATTGTCTTTTTTCCAGTAAACTGTTCGCCCTGCATAGCGTTTGTCAGCCTCCTTTGCTTTTTTGACAGATTTTTTATCCGCTTTTGAAGATTTTTCATTTGTGGAAGAAGATTTCATATTTGAAGCATAGGAAATCAACTGTTTTAAATACGGATAATATTTTCCAAGCATAGCATAGCCAGAGCGTTCGATAGTTTCTGACAATGCATTTTTTGCTTTTCCCACATCTAAAATAGAAAGTTGAGAAGAAAGTAAATCCTTATCGCTTGAAATTGCATCGTTTAATTTTTTTTGCAGAAGAGAAACTCTGGAACTGTCGCTTTCAAACGAAGAAATCGAAGAATCCAAATTAGTTTTCGCATTTTTTACTGTGGTTGTAGCCTGTTCAATCTGTTTTAAAAGAGCAGGAATTTCTGTAACATTTACGTTTGAAACATTTATTGAAGTAAGCGTTTTTACGCTTTCCTGAACTTTAGAAACTTCCGCCTTTAATTCTTCTGGTTTTGACTTCCATTTTTCCACGAGAACTTTTAATTCTTCTTCAACTTCTTTTGCAACTTTTTGCGACTGCAAACCGTCTTTTATTTTTTCTGTAATTGCATTTGGATCATAACTTGCAAATAAATCTGCAATCGCATTTTTTGCTTCGTCTGGATTCGAGCCCATTTTTGCTTTTAGAGAATCATAAAACTTTGTATCGTCATTTTTCTTGGCCTTTTTTTCCAGAGAGGCTTTTTTTGCTGGAAGTTTACCGCTTTTTGTGCGGTCTGTATTCAAGGCAATTCCTGTAATTTCGATATTTTGAGCATCAAAACGAGCGCGCAAAAGTTGAGTAAGGTTAAAATCCAAGTCCAATTTATTAAATTGAAAGAGGTTTTTCATTTCATCTTCTGCCGAAGCCTGCGCAAGATTTTTTACGGTGAGTCTTGCGCCAAAAATTTCTACATTTACACTGGCAATATCGCACTTAGCACCAAAAATTCCCTGCATTCCGCTTTTTATCGCAAATTTTGCAATCGGATTTTTAAAAATCGTAACAGTAATTCCAATCGCTGCCAAAACTACAGCTACCGCTATAAACGAAGCAAGTTTTATTCGACCTCGATTTGCTTTTATTTCTTTAGAAAGAGTTTTTAGCCTTTTCAATTCTTTTTTTGTAAAAGTTAAATCCTTTGAAACAGCAAGCACATCGCGACCTTTTTTATCCTTTTCTTCGGTAAAAAGCGAAACGACATATACCTTATCGCTATCGATGTATAATTTTGAAGAAATCTTTTTTTCAAATTTCTTTTTTGCATACTTCTTTTTAAAAAGTGCAGGAAGTTTTTTTGCTGCAAAGCGTTTTTCTATCTTTTCTTTTTTCATGCTTTTTCTCCAACCATAGATGCCAATTTTGAAATGAGCGGAAGTTTTGTCATCGCCTTCCAGATTTTAGAGCCTTTCACTATTGGAGCCGCGTATTTTCTCCAGAGGAAAACCAAAAGTCGCCCTAAAAAATAAAGCGGAACATAAAGAGCAAGTCCGCATAAAAAAGAGCCCATAACTACAGAGTTGTTAAATTTTGTAAAGGCAACAAAAGGAATGTCCAATAAGGTTGCAAAAAACGGAGCAAACGAAGGAATCGTTAAAAAAGAGTAGCCCACAAAATCAAAAAAGCCGTCAAAAGCAGGGGAAACCGCCGCACCTATCAAAATCATCAAAAGATAAGACGGACGATTTATTCTCACAAACAAGATAAAAACGAATGCCAAAACCCATAACAAGTTGCCCTTTGGCATAAGCCCCAAAATCGCACCGCAAGCAAACGCGTGTGCAATTTCTGCTGGATTAACATTTGAATTAAACGCCTTTAATAATTTTACAATTTTCTTAACCATGCCGACATTTTACTACAATAATGGAAAATGTTAAAATTGGGTAACGAAAAAATAATAATAAATTTGGATGTCAAAAATGCAAAATAAAACATTTGTCATTGCGGAAATTGGAACTTCTCATTCAGGAAATTTTGAAAAAGCAAAAAAACTAATAGATGCAGCCTTTGAAGCTGGAGCAGATGCGGTAAAGTTTCAATGGGTTTACGCTGACGAAATTTTGCATCCAGATACAGGCTTTGTCGATTTGCCAGGCGGAAAAATTCGCCTCTACGACAGTTTTAAATCTTTAGAAGTTGAACCAAAGTTTTTTAGAGATTGCCTTTCTTATGCACATGAAAAAAAAATCAAATTCGCCTGCTCTCCATTTGGACTTCGTTCATTAAAAGAACTTTTAGAAATAAAACCAGACTACATAAAAATTGCAAGCCCAGAGTTAAACCACATTCCTCTTTTAAAATCACTTGCAGATTTTAGAGCACAGCAGGAAAAAAACTTACAGGAGATGATTCCTGTAATAATTTCCAGCGGAGTTTCAAAATTACAGGACATCCAAAATGCGATTGAGCTTCTAGGCACAAAAAATCTCACGCTTCTCCACTGCATAACTTTTTATCCGGCACCAGAAGAACAGTACAATCTTCGTCTAATAAAAACACTGGCACAAAAGTTCAATATAAAAACAGGCGTTAGCGATCATTCTTTAAGCCCAATCCTCGTTCCAAGCCTTGCAGTAAGCCAAGGCGCGAGCATGATAGAAAAACACATAACTTTAAGTCATTTGACAGACGGCCTCGACGACAAAGTTGCACTCACTCCAGAGGATTTTGCACTGATGTGTCACTGCGTTCATCAAAGCGATGCGGTTATGCGCCATTATGGGACCGAAAAAGGCGAAAAAGAAATAATACGCCAGCTTGAATCTACAGAAGGCAAAGGACGCATAGAAAAAATACTTGGCGATGGAATAAAAAAACTCGCTCCAATCGAAGAACAAAATTATGGCAGAACAAATCGAAGCCTCCACTTTGTAAAAAATCTAAAAAAAGGAGCAATCATAAAAAAAGAAGACATAGCAGTTTTGCGAACCGAAAAAAATTTAACCGCAGGAATAAGCCCTCTTTATCTCGAAAACACAATCGGAAAAACTCTAACGCGCGACGTAAAATCTGGAGAAGGGGTTTTGTTCACAGATTTTTCGTAAAATGAATGTGTTCTTAGTTTGAATTTTATTTTGGGCGGCTTTTTGCTCCATTGCATTGCGCAAAAAACGGGCTTTGCGGGGTTCCGCTTTCGCTCCAGCCTCCTCGCTCGCTGCGTTGGCCGCTGTGTACACGGATGTACACCTACAATCAAATGTTGGCAGTTTTAGTAATAAAACTGTCTGTTTCAAGAAAACACGGAAGTTTTCTTGAAACGCAAATCCCTTGCCGCATTTGTCGCACCTCCTGTGCGACTTACAACAAAATGTCAACACTTTTCGTTTTAATTGTATAAAAATTAAAATTTCATTATCATCTATTGCATTATGGCAGATTTAATTCACCCGAAAGTGTTAAAGGGCTTTCGCGACATACTTCCTCAAGACGAAATTCTTCGTTCACAGCTTATAGAAAAAATTACAAAAGTTTACCGTTCGTTCGGTTTTGTTCCAATCGATACTCCAGTTCTCGAATATTCAGAAATTTTACTCCGAAAATCCAATGGCGAAACAGAAAAGCAGGTTTTTCGATTTTTAGATAACGGCAATCGCGACGTTGCTCTCAGATTCGACTTAACTGTGCCTTTTGCACGCTTTACAGCAGAACACGAAAGCGAACTGTACTTTCCTTTTAAACGCTATCACATCTCAAAAGTTTGGCGAGGCGAAAAACCACAAGCTGGCCGCTATAGAGAATTTGTTCAATGCGATATAGATACGGTCGGTTCAGATTCTGCTGCAACAGATTTTGAAATTTTAAGTTTGATGAAAGCCGCTTTTGAAGAAATCGGCGTAAAAGACATAACGATTCACGTAAACCACAGAGGGATTTTCAACCGTTTCTTAAAAAAAATTGGTTCAAGTGAAAAATCAGAAGAAATTTTGCGCTCTGTAGACAAGCTTGCAAAAGTAGGCAAAGAAGAAGTTAAAAACGAATTACTCGAATATACAGGCTCAAAAGAAAAAGCAGAAGAAATTCTAAAATATATCTCTGGCAACAAAGACTTCCTTTCAACTTTGGATATGCTCGAAGAAATGGCTGGCGGAATCGAAAGCGACACAAAAAGGATGCGCGAAATTTTTGAGATGATGAAGGCAAGCGGCATAGAAGCAAGTTTTGTCTTAGATCCTTCCATAACAAGAGGGCTCGACTACTACACAGGCATTGTTTACGAAACATTTTTAAATGAACTTCCATCCATTGGCTCAGTTTGCTCCGGCGGTCGCTACGATAACCTTGCAGGGCTTTACACAAAAACTCATCTTCCTGGAGTTGGAGCATCTATAGGTCTTGACCGCTTGATTGCAGGACTTGAACAACTTGGAAAACTCGAAAAAAAAGGCAGTTATCTCGATGCAGAAATTTTCTGTTTAGACAAGGCTCTTTCCATTCACTACCAGAAAGTCGCTTCTATGCTAAGGGATAAAGGAATAAACACAGAAGTTTTTCCAGACGACAAAAAAATGGGGCATCAATATGCATATTGCGAATCAAAGACAATTCCTTGGGGAATCATCATAGAAGAAAAAGATGCGCAATCGAACAAAATCAATCTAAAAAATCTTTCCACGCGAGAAATTTTTGAAAGCTTGAGCGTAGAAGACGCTGCACAAAAAATCCTGCAATCAAAACGCAAAATCGATTAAAGGTCAAAATCCTTGAGTGCTTTTTCTGCCTTTAATCTGTTAGAAAAAATTTGAGTCAAATTTTCTGGAATCCAGCCTTCTCCTATAAAAATCCATTTTTCGTAACTGTCTTCCATTTTTGTGGAAGACATTCCCTCTATCATCCTTATCTCGCCTCGCCTAAGGTGATTTGTAACTTCTGCCTCGTAATTTGGCAAGCGATAGCAGGCTGCATAAGGAGAAGTAATTAAAACCCACTCCACTCCTGGTTCTACAGAAAGAGGATTACGAGAATCAAAAACGGGTAAATCGTTTCTTTTTTCGCAGGAAATAAAATTTACAATTGAAAAAAGACTAAAAACAAAAACGGCAAAAATTAAAAAAGGTTTTTTCATCGGTTAATCTATCGAATTAGCAAAAAATTTACAAACCTGCGGATATATCAAAAGGTCAGAATCGACAAATGACAAGGTTGGAATTTCAGAAAGTTCAGCCCAGCGATATTCAGAATGTTCTGTAAGAGTAAACTTCTGTGCGATTCCATCATGAGGAAACCTCACAAGATATGCGTTGAGTTCAAAATCATCGCCAAAATGCTTAAAAGTTGCCTGAGCAATCTTTTCGCCTACTTCAACTTCCACTCCAAATTCTTCGTGACATTCTCTCGTTACAGATTGCTCGTCGGTTTCGCCTGCATCAACTTTTCCGCCTGGAAATTCCCAACGCCCACCCATCTGACCAACAGGGTTTCGCTTTGCAATAAAAACTTTATTCTCTTTAAATGCTATGCAGGCAATAGATTTTTTATTCATTTTTACTCCAAATTTTTTAAATCTAAAATTCTATAAAAACAAAACTCTTGGAAAAATAAAATGAAGGAATCCTGCAATTATACAAAAAATTCCCAAATATTTTCTTCCAT
This window encodes:
- a CDS encoding (2Fe-2S)-binding protein, with protein sequence MKIPVTINDEKLIIDENPDEKLLYVLRKRGFISPKRGCERGKCGFCTVLLDDNPVSSCMIPVGIVKDCQIVTLEHFSKTKEYQDIKSGFEKAGLNVCGYCSSFKYLKVYKLLKENYRPSKEQLLELTFEDKCSCTEQGAFINGILYATANRHESEGRKKNV
- a CDS encoding FAD binding domain-containing protein; protein product: MCKDSQIYYANSLNDIFYQMNSIPGIRLVSGCTQKKHIPPVSLCVRNIEELNFSRKYERFFEFGPEITLSSILKIDPAKLPHVFYEAVKSIANTNIRNIATLAGNICADDFYHTLVAPLVALDAKLEIQSRDKTEYIQMAKFNGIPKDFVLTKVIVPTDDWEVAFFKKLGPLHTIDRNSASFVFLANTVKGQLSNLKIAFAGSFCLRSFDLENSLVGSYLPLTRTSIEDFLKLAEETYDSESAKTKVPPILKDQFLNLLKYSIEQLT
- the queA gene encoding tRNA preQ1(34) S-adenosylmethionine ribosyltransferase-isomerase QueA → MKLTDFNFDLPQELIAQKPSGIRGDDKLMLLGRNDGKVSHFKMKDLPSLIEEGTLMVFNNSKVRRSRCYGRREVEKQGQGGREQEFMFLNQMSADLKLWQTMVKGAKKVKRGNRYVFNDGSVGTIIDSQGELSGEFRLIKFDFPLDDSWFAVNGHIPLPPYIKREDDDTDSERYQTIYAKETGSSACPTAGLHFTQAMFEKLDAKKIERVFLTLHVGLGTFLPVRSENIEDHKMHEEVYSIGFDVAEKINAAKGEGRPILAVGTTSVRTLESASDENGFVKGGSSSTHIFMYPGYKFRCVDQMFTNFHTPESTLLMLVSAFAGRENILSAYKQAIENRYRFFSYGDAMLIK
- the ruvB gene encoding Holliday junction branch migration DNA helicase RuvB is translated as MENSTQMHSDFSAIVRSDLTDFDEQENSLRPQLLCDFLGQEGVKKNLSTFIKAAKIRQEPLDHLLLIGPPGLGKTTLAQITAHELGVDFKVTSAPALDKPKDLAGILSTITERTVFFIDEIHRLKPAIEEMLYIAMEDFELDWIIGQGAAARTVRIPLPPFTLIGATTKAGAVSSPLRSRFGFIPRFEFYTQKELASIIHRSSKILEIGIEDEAALYLAKCCRGTPRVANRVLRRMRDFAQVEGFKVISVKTVQKGLQRLEIDEMGLEKYDREILLSIIKNFGGGPVGAETLAISIGEAQDTLEDYYEPYLIQCGLLQRTPRGRIVTAKAYEHLGLEYKDNSNGQNSLF
- the ruvA gene encoding Holliday junction branch migration protein RuvA — protein: MFNSITGLITGKFPKQLFLSQNGIEWDFCVPDSNLELFPNVGAEAKVYTWLQHTDNLMTLYGFSSKEERAIFLDLLKVDGVGPKGAVKIMSSVSSSTLMQILESGDVASLEKIQGVGKKTAAKMMLALKGKLTLLEDSKIVRLENSNPFADVVSSLVSMGYEKKNVEQKVLELASKNQEFLKDKSQKEQEDFIFRKAIVEFA
- the ruvC gene encoding crossover junction endodeoxyribonuclease RuvC — encoded protein: MDSNQFNQILFQKETNSPNEKKHNDCVRRVLGIDPGLANTGFGIVDYFKGRYRMVSYGCITTKSDETLGTRLLKIASSLQAVIDEFKPLEAGMEELFFVKNVSSGISVAEAKGVCTLVLAQNCIPLSEYKPNQIKQAVTGTARADKALVEKYVKILLGLETEPKPDHAADALAGAITHLHHKLKIC
- a CDS encoding YebC/PmpR family DNA-binding transcriptional regulator, giving the protein MSGHSKWATIKHAKGIADAKRGKLFTKFIKEISIAARMGGGDPNSNPRLRTVIIKARAANMPKDNIDRAIKKGTGEDGATSYEELVYEGYAPGGVAVMVEVLTDNHNRAAADVRNIFSKSGGNLGTTGSVSRMFQRKGTIELDAEKVSEDEVMETALEAGADDIVNESGVITVTTSPDAFSAVADALNEKGFETLSADVGLVPDAYTAVDSETAAKVQKLIDKLEDNDDVQNVYHTAEYPEDFVME
- a CDS encoding TIGR03545 family protein yields the protein MKKEKIEKRFAAKKLPALFKKKYAKKKFEKKISSKLYIDSDKVYVVSLFTEEKDKKGRDVLAVSKDLTFTKKELKRLKTLSKEIKANRGRIKLASFIAVAVVLAAIGITVTIFKNPIAKFAIKSGMQGIFGAKCDIASVNVEIFGARLTVKNLAQASAEDEMKNLFQFNKLDLDFNLTQLLRARFDAQNIEITGIALNTDRTKSGKLPAKKASLEKKAKKNDDTKFYDSLKAKMGSNPDEAKNAIADLFASYDPNAITEKIKDGLQSQKVAKEVEEELKVLVEKWKSKPEELKAEVSKVQESVKTLTSINVSNVNVTEIPALLKQIEQATTTVKNAKTNLDSSISSFESDSSRVSLLQKKLNDAISSDKDLLSSQLSILDVGKAKNALSETIERSGYAMLGKYYPYLKQLISYASNMKSSSTNEKSSKADKKSVKKAKEADKRYAGRTVYWKKDNIPSFLIEKAHGSGSGIDFFATNISNDMNKRGEPWVIKGTVERQNLLHKANLVVDARSQTQNPLVFADYSGSNFPLTIDLAKNVSVSGAPKFEGKSNLSAKLTASSDFSFSGGASIFMNPANVSSLSLDSELANRIYSTALASIKSVEAKADFSFSEKNGIGLKIASNFEDLLSNAISSVANKELANVREQAVSKLNEKLGSSEAVNQYISQFSQISTGIKDSNSAFDVVNKQLESKRAELNKKLADSAKGKASSAAAEAASSLKNKLKF
- a CDS encoding TIGR03546 family protein, producing the protein MVKKIVKLLKAFNSNVNPAEIAHAFACGAILGLMPKGNLLWVLAFVFILFVRINRPSYLLMILIGAAVSPAFDGFFDFVGYSFLTIPSFAPFFATLLDIPFVAFTKFNNSVVMGSFLCGLALYVPLYFLGRLLVFLWRKYAAPIVKGSKIWKAMTKLPLISKLASMVGEKA
- a CDS encoding N-acetylneuraminate synthase family protein, translating into MQNKTFVIAEIGTSHSGNFEKAKKLIDAAFEAGADAVKFQWVYADEILHPDTGFVDLPGGKIRLYDSFKSLEVEPKFFRDCLSYAHEKKIKFACSPFGLRSLKELLEIKPDYIKIASPELNHIPLLKSLADFRAQQEKNLQEMIPVIISSGVSKLQDIQNAIELLGTKNLTLLHCITFYPAPEEQYNLRLIKTLAQKFNIKTGVSDHSLSPILVPSLAVSQGASMIEKHITLSHLTDGLDDKVALTPEDFALMCHCVHQSDAVMRHYGTEKGEKEIIRQLESTEGKGRIEKILGDGIKKLAPIEEQNYGRTNRSLHFVKNLKKGAIIKKEDIAVLRTEKNLTAGISPLYLENTIGKTLTRDVKSGEGVLFTDFS
- the hisS gene encoding histidine--tRNA ligase, producing the protein MADLIHPKVLKGFRDILPQDEILRSQLIEKITKVYRSFGFVPIDTPVLEYSEILLRKSNGETEKQVFRFLDNGNRDVALRFDLTVPFARFTAEHESELYFPFKRYHISKVWRGEKPQAGRYREFVQCDIDTVGSDSAATDFEILSLMKAAFEEIGVKDITIHVNHRGIFNRFLKKIGSSEKSEEILRSVDKLAKVGKEEVKNELLEYTGSKEKAEEILKYISGNKDFLSTLDMLEEMAGGIESDTKRMREIFEMMKASGIEASFVLDPSITRGLDYYTGIVYETFLNELPSIGSVCSGGRYDNLAGLYTKTHLPGVGASIGLDRLIAGLEQLGKLEKKGSYLDAEIFCLDKALSIHYQKVASMLRDKGINTEVFPDDKKMGHQYAYCESKTIPWGIIIEEKDAQSNKINLKNLSTREIFESLSVEDAAQKILQSKRKID